A single Chryseobacterium sp. DNA region contains:
- the hemL gene encoding glutamate-1-semialdehyde 2,1-aminomutase gives MKYQRSSALFDEAYKYIPGGVNSPVRAFKSVGGVPVFMKSAKGAYLTDADDNTYIDYINSWGPAILGHTHPEVLEELKLQAEKGFSFGAPTELETEIAKFIIENVPNIDQIRMVSSGTEACMSAIRLARGYTGRDKIVKFEGCYHGHSDSFLIKAGSGAATFGNPNSPGVTEGTAKDTLLARYNDFEQVEDLFRHNQGEIAAVIIEPVAGNMGCVLPENNFLQNLRKICDENGALLIFDEVMTGFRLAFGGAQELFNVKADLVTYGKVIGGGLPVGAFAGRNEIMDHLAPKGGVYQAGTLSGNPLAMRAGLKTLQLIKNDTEFFNRLSKTTETLDFEIGKILNEKSIPHKINRKGSMMSVFFHTNRVSNFDEAQEANHPLFNNFFHQMLQNGVYLPPSGYETYFISDAIKDKEIDMTLEAVRKFEYSNK, from the coding sequence ATGAAGTATCAAAGAAGTTCGGCTTTGTTTGATGAAGCCTACAAATACATTCCGGGAGGAGTCAACTCCCCGGTTAGAGCATTTAAATCAGTCGGAGGTGTTCCGGTTTTTATGAAATCGGCCAAAGGAGCTTATCTTACCGATGCAGATGACAATACCTATATCGATTATATTAATTCCTGGGGACCGGCCATTTTAGGACATACCCATCCTGAGGTATTGGAAGAGCTGAAGTTGCAGGCTGAAAAAGGATTCTCTTTCGGAGCCCCTACAGAGCTGGAAACAGAAATTGCCAAATTCATCATTGAAAATGTTCCGAATATCGACCAGATCAGAATGGTTTCTTCAGGAACAGAAGCATGTATGAGTGCCATCAGACTGGCAAGAGGCTATACAGGAAGGGATAAAATCGTAAAATTTGAAGGATGCTACCATGGGCATTCAGACTCATTCCTGATCAAGGCGGGAAGTGGTGCTGCCACATTTGGAAATCCAAATTCACCGGGAGTAACGGAAGGTACGGCTAAAGACACTTTATTAGCACGGTACAATGATTTTGAACAGGTTGAAGATTTATTCCGTCATAACCAGGGAGAAATTGCTGCTGTGATTATTGAACCGGTAGCCGGGAATATGGGATGTGTGCTGCCTGAAAATAATTTCCTTCAAAATTTAAGAAAAATCTGTGATGAGAACGGAGCTTTATTGATTTTTGATGAGGTGATGACCGGCTTCAGATTAGCGTTCGGTGGGGCGCAGGAGCTTTTTAACGTAAAAGCGGACCTGGTTACTTACGGGAAAGTAATCGGAGGAGGGCTTCCGGTAGGAGCTTTTGCCGGAAGAAATGAGATTATGGATCATCTGGCACCAAAAGGCGGTGTATACCAGGCCGGAACATTAAGCGGAAACCCGCTGGCCATGAGAGCAGGATTAAAAACCCTTCAGCTCATTAAAAATGATACGGAATTTTTTAACAGATTAAGTAAAACAACAGAAACCTTAGATTTTGAAATAGGGAAAATTTTAAATGAAAAAAGTATTCCCCATAAGATCAACAGAAAAGGTTCTATGATGTCTGTTTTCTTCCATACCAACAGAGTGTCTAACTTTGATGAAGCACAGGAAGCTAATCATCCGCTGTTCAATAATTTCTTCCATCAGATGCTTCAAAACGGAGTTTATCTTCCGCCAAGTGGTTATGAAACGTATTTCATCAGCGATGCGATCAAGGATAAAGAAATTGATATGACGCTGGAAGCTGTAAGAAAATTTGAATATTCTAATAAGTAA
- a CDS encoding LemA family protein, producing MNQAVAIILLILLAVAVISFLISLYNKLVMLKFNVEKAYGNIDVVLKQRADEIPNLVNVAKHFMNYEEKLLARLTELRTFYNSTTDSDKKTELANETSKALSSFFAVSENYPELTSNNNFLELQKRISELENKIADRREFFNDSVNLYNIGIHEFPNVILAKMLGYKDKTLLEITSAEKQYDGVQF from the coding sequence ATGAACCAAGCCGTTGCCATCATATTACTTATCCTGCTCGCAGTAGCTGTGATTAGCTTTCTCATCAGTCTGTACAACAAACTGGTCATGCTTAAATTCAATGTCGAAAAAGCCTATGGAAATATTGATGTGGTGTTGAAGCAGAGAGCCGATGAAATTCCTAATCTGGTCAATGTAGCAAAGCATTTTATGAACTACGAAGAAAAGCTCCTCGCCCGTCTCACGGAATTAAGGACTTTCTATAACAGTACCACCGATTCGGACAAAAAAACGGAACTGGCCAATGAAACGTCAAAAGCCCTGTCTTCCTTCTTTGCTGTTTCCGAAAATTATCCGGAGCTTACCTCCAACAACAACTTTTTGGAACTGCAGAAAAGAATCTCAGAACTTGAAAATAAAATAGCTGACAGGAGGGAATTCTTCAATGATAGCGTTAACCTTTATAATATAGGAATCCATGAATTTCCTAATGTTATATTGGCAAAAATGCTGGGATATAAAGATAAAACCTTACTGGAAATAACAAGTGCCGAAAAACAATATGATGGAGTTCAGTTTTAA
- a CDS encoding endonuclease, which produces MKKIILFSVFAVGLANAQAPAGYYNAANGLSGAALKTALSTITANGHMDKGYSGLWTGYKTTDIDKDYENDGSILDIYSEKPAGADPYNYTPGTNQCGTYSTEGNCYNREHIVPQSLFNQASPMVSDIHFIRATDGKVNGMRSNYPFGKVGSASFTSKNGSKLGSSASSGYSGTVFEPIDEFKGDVARMIFYFVTRYQSKLSSFSSGDMLGSSTFPGLQTWELNVLLAWHNQDPVSQAEIKRNNASYTYQGNRNPFIDNPSYVNLIWGSQQPTGDTQAPTAATGLTVNGTTSSSISLTWNASTDNVGVASYAVYMDGNLKTTVNSPSATISGLSASTTYSFYVVAKDAAGNSSSNSSTVSGTTSAGSTTPPSNCVNETFETIPASNSSYTTRTWSNNGISWTATDSRTDQTINTRAITVRTGALTSGNASNGIGSLTVTTQLKFSGSSGNLDVKVNGTTVGTIPYGTAAATTTINNINISGNVTVSIVNNSGTNRVAIDDLTWTCYGSAARQAQTQSLAAEATVQSIKISPNPITNQEILVKGDAQHIKKAEIYNLQGKVLQTITHPFKNGNSIRTQNLGQGIYILKLDNTTMQFLVK; this is translated from the coding sequence ATGAAAAAAATCATCTTATTCTCTGTATTTGCTGTAGGACTTGCCAATGCACAGGCTCCGGCGGGATACTACAATGCTGCCAACGGATTAAGCGGCGCCGCATTAAAAACAGCTTTAAGCACCATTACTGCCAATGGGCACATGGACAAGGGCTATAGTGGATTATGGACAGGCTATAAAACCACTGATATTGACAAGGATTACGAAAATGACGGCTCCATCCTTGATATCTATTCGGAAAAACCAGCAGGTGCCGATCCTTATAACTATACCCCGGGAACCAACCAGTGTGGTACTTATTCTACGGAAGGAAACTGCTATAACAGAGAGCATATCGTTCCACAGAGTCTCTTCAACCAGGCTTCTCCTATGGTTTCTGATATTCATTTTATCAGGGCTACAGACGGAAAGGTAAACGGAATGAGAAGCAATTACCCTTTCGGAAAGGTAGGAAGTGCTTCTTTTACTTCTAAAAACGGTTCAAAATTGGGAAGTTCTGCTTCTTCAGGATATTCGGGAACGGTTTTCGAACCCATCGATGAGTTTAAAGGTGATGTAGCCCGTATGATCTTTTATTTTGTAACCCGCTATCAAAGCAAGCTTTCTTCTTTTTCTTCAGGAGATATGCTGGGAAGTTCCACTTTTCCCGGCTTACAGACCTGGGAGCTTAACGTTCTTTTAGCTTGGCACAATCAGGATCCGGTATCTCAGGCCGAAATCAAAAGAAACAATGCTTCCTATACTTACCAGGGAAACAGAAATCCTTTTATAGACAATCCTAGCTATGTAAATCTTATCTGGGGATCCCAGCAGCCGACAGGTGATACCCAGGCCCCTACGGCAGCAACAGGTTTAACTGTAAACGGAACAACCTCCAGCAGTATTTCTCTTACATGGAACGCCTCTACAGATAATGTAGGGGTTGCCTCTTATGCCGTTTATATGGACGGAAATCTAAAGACCACAGTAAATTCACCTTCAGCAACGATTTCGGGATTAAGCGCTTCCACGACCTACAGTTTTTATGTGGTAGCCAAAGATGCTGCCGGCAATTCTTCTTCGAACAGCTCAACCGTTTCAGGAACTACCAGTGCGGGTTCTACTACTCCACCTTCCAACTGTGTCAATGAAACTTTTGAAACCATCCCGGCAAGCAATTCTTCTTATACTACCAGAACCTGGAGCAACAATGGGATATCCTGGACGGCTACAGATTCAAGAACGGATCAGACCATCAACACTAGAGCGATTACGGTAAGAACCGGAGCTTTAACATCAGGGAACGCAAGCAATGGTATCGGTTCTCTAACAGTAACGACTCAGCTGAAGTTCTCCGGCAGCAGCGGAAATCTTGATGTAAAAGTAAACGGAACGACTGTAGGAACGATTCCTTACGGTACAGCTGCCGCTACAACAACGATCAATAACATCAATATCTCAGGTAACGTAACGGTAAGCATCGTTAACAATTCCGGCACCAACAGGGTAGCGATTGATGATCTTACATGGACTTGTTACGGATCTGCCGCCAGACAAGCTCAAACTCAAAGTTTAGCCGCAGAAGCAACTGTACAAAGTATCAAAATATCTCCTAATCCGATTACCAATCAGGAAATCCTGGTAAAAGGTGATGCTCAGCACATCAAAAAAGCAGAAATTTATAATCTTCAGGGCAAAGTCCTGCAAACCATTACCCACCCTTTTAAAAATGGAAATTCTATCAGGACCCAAAACCTTGGTCAGGGAATTTATATTTTGAAGCTGGATAATACTACCATGCAGTTTTTGGTAAAATAA
- a CDS encoding amidohydrolase gives MQFPYQLTAKGKYSLKNVRLETGFEYENEEVAATKTDLFSIDIEDGKIKSVKANDPASGAIDAKGYLMLPAFRDMHIHLDKTLYGLPWQALSPKRRTVKDMIAYEQEIIPELLKTSVERAEQLISLQQHYGTYFARTHFNIDPTSGLKSLEHLEQALENKKDSFKAELVAFPQHGVYYTDSAPLMKEAAQLKSVGFIGGLDPLSIDGNIEKVIDFTVQLALDHHKGIDIHLHEAGESGMKTINYLIDKAVENPPLQGKTFVSHAFALAHLSPKETEQIAEKLAHGKVGIASSVPFKGTVMPIPTLKKCGVNVLIGNDNVQDYWSTFGSGNMLQKANLIAELYGYGTELALSRALQFATQSILPLDEKGEQQWPKAGDEAAVILTNASCSAEAVSRMSPIEALMNEGNLFWRK, from the coding sequence ATGCAATTTCCATATCAATTAACTGCAAAAGGAAAATATTCACTGAAAAATGTACGCCTGGAAACAGGGTTCGAATATGAAAATGAAGAGGTAGCCGCAACAAAAACAGACCTTTTCAGTATTGACATTGAAGACGGAAAGATCAAATCCGTAAAAGCAAATGATCCTGCTTCTGGTGCGATAGATGCCAAAGGATATCTGATGCTCCCTGCTTTCAGAGATATGCACATCCATCTGGATAAAACATTATACGGACTTCCGTGGCAGGCACTTTCTCCGAAAAGGAGAACCGTGAAAGATATGATCGCTTACGAACAGGAAATTATTCCTGAGCTGCTAAAGACCTCTGTGGAGAGAGCGGAGCAGCTGATCAGCCTCCAGCAGCATTATGGGACTTATTTTGCCAGAACGCATTTCAACATTGATCCCACTTCAGGATTAAAATCGCTTGAACATTTGGAGCAGGCTCTTGAAAATAAAAAAGATTCCTTTAAAGCGGAGCTGGTTGCTTTTCCGCAACATGGAGTATACTACACAGATTCTGCCCCTTTAATGAAAGAAGCTGCACAGTTGAAAAGTGTAGGTTTTATCGGGGGGCTTGATCCTTTGAGTATCGACGGGAATATTGAAAAAGTAATAGATTTTACAGTTCAGCTGGCATTAGATCACCATAAGGGAATTGACATCCACCTTCATGAAGCAGGAGAATCAGGAATGAAAACGATCAATTACCTCATCGATAAAGCGGTAGAAAATCCACCGCTTCAAGGGAAAACATTTGTAAGCCATGCTTTTGCTTTAGCCCATCTTTCACCAAAAGAAACGGAACAGATTGCGGAAAAGCTGGCTCACGGTAAAGTAGGCATTGCTTCATCTGTACCGTTTAAAGGAACTGTAATGCCGATCCCAACCCTGAAAAAATGCGGAGTGAATGTGCTGATAGGAAATGATAATGTACAGGATTACTGGAGTACGTTCGGCTCGGGAAATATGTTGCAGAAAGCGAATCTTATTGCAGAGCTGTATGGCTATGGAACAGAACTGGCGCTGTCAAGAGCACTACAGTTTGCCACTCAAAGTATTCTTCCTTTGGATGAAAAAGGAGAGCAGCAGTGGCCTAAAGCCGGTGATGAAGCAGCCGTTATTCTTACCAATGCTTCATGTTCTGCAGAAGCAGTCTCCCGAATGTCGCCAATAGAAGCCCTTATGAATGAGGGAAATCTGTTCTGGCGAAAGTAA
- a CDS encoding DUF4136 domain-containing protein — protein MKKYIFILMAAATLGLTSCSPFQVRSDYAQTANFNSYKTYKIRIDDLKLNDIDKDRVLNELSRQLQSKGLQSGENPDLIINVKANHKKITDINSSSPYGMWGWGGPFGWGVGMSRTWTSNYNEGAIIVDLIDSKTNKLVWQGIGSGISVDSPKAKQRQIPEIMAEIMKNYPPQQK, from the coding sequence ATGAAAAAATATATTTTTATTCTGATGGCAGCGGCTACATTGGGCCTTACCTCATGCAGCCCTTTCCAGGTACGTTCTGATTATGCTCAAACAGCCAACTTTAATTCTTATAAAACCTATAAAATAAGAATCGATGATTTGAAATTGAATGATATTGACAAAGACAGAGTTTTAAACGAATTATCCAGACAGCTTCAAAGCAAAGGGCTTCAATCCGGAGAAAACCCTGATCTGATTATCAATGTAAAAGCCAATCATAAAAAAATTACAGATATCAACAGCAGCTCCCCTTACGGAATGTGGGGCTGGGGCGGTCCTTTTGGCTGGGGTGTTGGAATGAGCAGAACATGGACAAGCAATTATAATGAAGGAGCCATAATCGTAGACCTTATTGATTCAAAAACAAACAAATTGGTTTGGCAGGGTATCGGAAGCGGAATTTCTGTAGATTCTCCGAAAGCTAAACAGAGACAGATTCCTGAAATCATGGCTGAGATCATGAAAAACTATCCGCCACAGCAAAAATAA
- a CDS encoding ankyrin repeat domain-containing protein: MKVLLFLLAFGCMSACEIKPGNSSKENRMQKKNIIDLVKKNDIAAVKSALDHGADVNTRDKNGRSLLLMATLEKQTEMVKLLVAYQADVNLQDNQLDSPFLYAGASGQTELVRLFLENGARFDLFNRYNGTALIPACERGHVETVKVLVKTKEFPVNHVNRLGWTALMEAVILGDGTLKYQEVVQILKDNGADISIPDHSGKTPLQHAESLGFTEIVQILRS, encoded by the coding sequence ATGAAAGTTTTGCTGTTTCTTTTAGCGTTTGGGTGCATGAGTGCCTGTGAAATAAAACCCGGTAATTCTTCAAAAGAAAACAGGATGCAGAAGAAAAATATAATAGACCTTGTAAAAAAGAATGATATTGCTGCAGTGAAATCTGCTCTGGACCATGGTGCGGATGTTAACACCCGGGATAAAAACGGACGTTCTTTATTGCTGATGGCAACCCTAGAGAAGCAGACTGAAATGGTGAAGCTCCTTGTTGCCTATCAAGCTGATGTTAACCTTCAGGATAACCAGCTGGATAGTCCGTTTCTATATGCCGGGGCGAGTGGGCAGACAGAATTGGTCCGGTTATTTCTGGAAAACGGAGCGCGCTTTGATCTGTTCAACCGCTATAACGGGACAGCTCTCATTCCTGCATGTGAACGGGGACATGTGGAGACTGTGAAGGTGCTCGTCAAGACAAAAGAGTTTCCGGTAAATCATGTGAACCGGTTAGGATGGACAGCCTTAATGGAAGCCGTGATCCTTGGAGACGGGACCTTAAAATACCAGGAAGTTGTACAGATTTTAAAAGATAACGGAGCTGATATTAGTATTCCTGATCACTCTGGAAAGACTCCTTTGCAGCATGCCGAATCTTTAGGGTTCACAGAGATCGTTCAGATATTGAGATCTTAA
- a CDS encoding amidohydrolase: protein MKTSDNSISRKDFLKNSALAMAGFTLIPGIMNASPFLDEKNTLIKGKLSLKNVRLETGFEYQEEEVVSTKTDLFYIEVENGKITKVAPNQPNAKAVDAKGLLMLPAFKDMHIHLDKTFYGDQWQAVRKRTGGVKGMIELEQKILPEMLKNSTFKAEKMIELLQSKGTSFARSHVNIEPTSRLQSLKNLQKALDNKKKSFGAELVAFPQHGVFYTDSVPYLKEAAKMDIDFIGGVDPFNIDGDIEKVMDFTVQLALDHQKGIDIHLHETGDPGLKTVEYLIKKVNENPSLKGKTYLSHCFILAKLDSTKQEEIAEKLADAQIGVVSTIPFGRLIMPIPTLYKHNVTVLTGNDSIVDHWNTFGTGSVLQKANVMAQLYGYSTEFLLSRSLKLATGNILPLDDKGVQQWPKQGNQADFVLLDASCSAEAVSKISNVESLVHQGNVVF from the coding sequence ATGAAGACTTCAGACAATAGTATATCCCGAAAAGATTTTCTAAAAAATTCTGCGCTGGCCATGGCAGGATTCACTTTAATACCCGGTATTATGAATGCATCCCCGTTTTTAGATGAGAAAAATACTTTGATAAAAGGAAAGCTAAGCCTTAAAAATGTTCGTCTGGAAACCGGGTTTGAATATCAGGAGGAAGAGGTTGTCTCAACAAAAACCGATCTGTTTTATATAGAAGTTGAAAACGGAAAGATCACAAAGGTGGCACCCAATCAACCCAATGCAAAAGCAGTAGATGCAAAAGGCTTGCTTATGCTTCCTGCGTTTAAAGATATGCATATTCACCTGGATAAAACCTTTTACGGAGATCAATGGCAGGCTGTAAGAAAAAGAACAGGCGGTGTGAAAGGGATGATTGAACTGGAGCAGAAGATTCTTCCTGAAATGCTGAAAAATTCAACCTTTAAGGCCGAAAAGATGATTGAATTGCTGCAGTCCAAAGGAACATCATTTGCCCGTAGCCATGTGAATATTGAACCGACTTCCCGGCTTCAGTCTTTAAAAAATCTGCAGAAAGCCTTAGATAATAAAAAGAAGAGTTTTGGTGCAGAGCTGGTCGCTTTTCCTCAGCATGGCGTATTTTATACAGACTCAGTCCCTTATCTGAAAGAGGCTGCCAAAATGGATATTGATTTTATTGGCGGGGTAGATCCTTTTAATATTGACGGAGATATTGAAAAAGTAATGGATTTTACCGTTCAGCTTGCTTTGGATCATCAAAAAGGAATCGATATCCACCTTCATGAAACCGGAGATCCGGGATTGAAAACAGTGGAATACCTTATTAAGAAAGTGAATGAAAATCCTTCTTTAAAAGGAAAAACTTATCTAAGCCATTGTTTTATACTTGCCAAACTGGACAGTACAAAACAGGAAGAAATTGCTGAAAAATTAGCTGACGCACAGATCGGAGTAGTGTCTACCATTCCTTTCGGAAGGCTGATCATGCCGATCCCAACCTTGTATAAACATAATGTAACAGTATTGACCGGTAACGACAGTATTGTAGATCACTGGAATACTTTCGGAACAGGAAGTGTTCTTCAGAAAGCCAATGTAATGGCCCAGCTGTATGGATATTCCACGGAGTTTTTATTGTCAAGAAGTTTAAAGCTGGCAACAGGTAATATTCTTCCGTTAGATGATAAAGGAGTTCAACAGTGGCCTAAACAGGGAAATCAAGCCGATTTTGTATTGCTGGACGCAAGCTGCTCAGCTGAAGCGGTATCAAAGATTTCAAATGTTGAATCGTTGGTACATCAGGGAAATGTTGTCTTTTAA
- a CDS encoding helix-turn-helix transcriptional regulator, giving the protein MGHHTDHFPILGIQEFSENQLTGCHLLFNELYGARSIDDPHKHDFFIINLFEHGRGSHTIDFTEHQIKDHQIHLVFPDQVHQWVIEKETIGYQLMISRDWFESFLPSLRFSASYYQNHPVIHLSKEVFETFLYEFQAIQKELNGEKVVWELIQKRSELIGLLVSKSVEGVFKDFEVYNSNPIISKFLHLIDEHFKTERSVSFYADKLNISANYLNIVCKKNLNASASSLIQDRILLEAKRLLKVSEMSVKDIVYDLGFYDHASFSKFFKAQTGMTPSQFKE; this is encoded by the coding sequence GTGGGGCATCATACAGATCATTTTCCTATTTTAGGAATTCAGGAGTTTAGTGAAAATCAGCTGACGGGCTGCCATCTGCTGTTCAATGAACTTTACGGGGCACGTTCTATAGATGATCCTCATAAACACGATTTTTTTATCATTAATCTTTTCGAGCACGGACGAGGTTCCCACACCATTGATTTTACAGAGCATCAGATAAAAGACCACCAGATCCACCTTGTTTTTCCCGATCAGGTTCATCAGTGGGTCATTGAAAAAGAAACGATAGGCTATCAGCTCATGATCAGCAGGGACTGGTTTGAAAGTTTTCTGCCGTCATTAAGGTTTTCTGCTTCCTATTATCAGAATCATCCGGTAATTCATCTTTCCAAAGAAGTTTTTGAAACTTTCCTCTATGAATTTCAGGCGATCCAAAAAGAACTTAACGGAGAAAAAGTGGTTTGGGAACTGATCCAAAAGCGGAGTGAATTAATCGGTTTGTTGGTCAGCAAATCGGTAGAAGGGGTTTTTAAGGACTTTGAAGTTTATAATTCAAATCCTATTATTTCCAAGTTTTTACATTTAATAGATGAACACTTCAAAACCGAAAGGTCGGTTTCTTTTTATGCGGATAAACTCAATATTTCTGCGAATTATCTGAATATTGTCTGTAAAAAGAACCTTAATGCTTCTGCTTCATCTCTTATCCAGGACCGGATCCTGCTGGAAGCAAAACGTCTTTTAAAGGTTTCCGAGATGTCTGTAAAAGACATTGTCTATGATCTTGGATTTTATGATCACGCCAGTTTTTCCAAATTCTTTAAAGCTCAAACTGGCATGACGCCGTCCCAGTTCAAAGAATAA
- a CDS encoding DUF5522 domain-containing protein, producing the protein MAHFDIKEGEDFYYNEQGYKVFTEKFHLKRGYCCKSGCRHCPYGYDKKTDTFIKNDKKNK; encoded by the coding sequence ATGGCCCATTTTGACATCAAAGAAGGTGAGGACTTTTACTATAACGAACAGGGATACAAGGTTTTTACGGAAAAATTCCATCTGAAAAGAGGATATTGTTGTAAAAGCGGCTGCAGACACTGTCCTTACGGGTACGATAAAAAGACAGATACATTCATTAAAAACGATAAAAAAAATAAATAA
- a CDS encoding 1-aminocyclopropane-1-carboxylate deaminase/D-cysteine desulfhydrase, whose product MLLKLPTDPIPIQEIPIHKNVRLFMKREDLVHPQISGNKYWKLFYNINHYLEKNPENPYIITFGGAFSNHIAAVSAAGNLAGIPTLGMIRGEELQNKWRDNPTLLFAKRNGMNLKFVTREEYRHKEKLTEFLQQEFPDGLVVPEGGTNEEAVAGVKMMLNEQTKDFDYLCTAVGTGGTIAGISKFCEENQKVIGFKAVDDSSLENRIFELTLKRNFNLIDSSFGGYGKINDENIRFINDFKEKYGIPLEPVYTGKMMQKIFELIEEGYFPEDSKILCFHTGGLQGIEGANLLLEKQNRNLII is encoded by the coding sequence ATGTTATTAAAACTCCCCACAGACCCCATTCCTATTCAGGAAATCCCTATCCATAAAAATGTGAGACTTTTCATGAAACGGGAAGACCTGGTTCATCCCCAGATTTCAGGGAATAAATACTGGAAACTGTTTTACAATATCAATCATTATCTGGAGAAGAATCCCGAGAATCCTTATATTATTACATTTGGCGGCGCATTTTCAAACCATATCGCTGCGGTTTCTGCGGCGGGTAATCTGGCCGGTATTCCCACTTTGGGAATGATAAGAGGAGAAGAATTGCAAAATAAATGGCGTGACAACCCGACTTTACTTTTTGCAAAAAGAAATGGAATGAACCTGAAATTTGTCACCCGTGAAGAATACCGCCATAAAGAAAAACTCACAGAATTCCTGCAGCAGGAGTTCCCGGACGGATTGGTGGTTCCGGAAGGCGGAACCAATGAAGAGGCTGTAGCCGGCGTAAAAATGATGCTCAATGAGCAAACAAAAGATTTTGACTATCTTTGCACCGCAGTAGGAACCGGAGGAACCATTGCCGGAATCTCAAAATTTTGTGAAGAAAATCAGAAAGTTATAGGATTCAAGGCCGTTGATGACTCTTCATTGGAAAATAGAATATTTGAATTAACTTTGAAACGGAATTTCAATCTAATAGATTCAAGTTTTGGAGGTTATGGTAAAATAAATGATGAAAATATCCGTTTTATCAATGATTTCAAAGAGAAATATGGCATTCCTTTAGAACCGGTTTATACAGGAAAGATGATGCAGAAGATTTTTGAACTGATAGAAGAAGGATACTTTCCTGAAGACAGTAAGATTTTATGCTTTCATACAGGTGGTTTGCAGGGTATTGAGGGAGCTAATCTGCTTTTAGAAAAACAGAATAGAAATTTAATTATATAA
- a CDS encoding glucosaminidase domain-containing protein, which translates to MKRLFLSISLLVLSKFSAQNWATEDQYIQKFAKYAVEEMEKYKIPASITLAQGLLETGGGQSRLALEGKNHFGIKCKEDWTGKTMKHTDDAPNECFRVYEDPRQSYEDHSVFLSTRKYYANLFKLDMKDYRAWAYGLKKAGYATNPRYASILITKIEKYKLYEYDNTSSNEVLYAVLKMYPDLKDDRTFMAQLEPSKAGKKAKEPVTVEVPYKQTSYAQQQKRVERIKTKAEILNAILIKSHPNDGLKYIIIPEDTNVQFIANKFKVSESRLIKWNELQGDVLKKNDIVFLESKNSSGNTATYKAESGENMHDIAQKFGIKLNKLYAKNRMDDGQQPSTGQLIYLIDKKPRN; encoded by the coding sequence ATGAAAAGACTTTTTTTATCCATAAGCCTTTTAGTTTTATCAAAATTTTCTGCCCAGAATTGGGCTACCGAAGATCAGTACATTCAGAAGTTTGCTAAATATGCGGTAGAAGAAATGGAAAAATATAAAATTCCGGCTTCTATTACGCTGGCCCAGGGACTCCTGGAAACGGGAGGCGGACAAAGCAGGCTGGCGCTGGAAGGAAAAAACCACTTCGGAATAAAATGTAAAGAAGACTGGACCGGTAAGACAATGAAGCACACAGATGATGCACCCAACGAATGCTTCCGTGTGTATGAAGATCCAAGACAATCTTACGAAGATCACTCTGTCTTTTTATCAACCAGAAAATATTACGCCAATCTTTTCAAACTGGATATGAAAGATTACAGAGCGTGGGCCTACGGATTGAAAAAAGCAGGCTATGCAACCAATCCACGCTATGCTTCCATTCTGATTACTAAAATTGAAAAGTATAAATTATATGAATACGACAATACCAGCTCAAATGAAGTATTGTATGCTGTTCTTAAAATGTATCCGGATCTGAAAGACGACAGAACTTTCATGGCTCAGCTGGAACCGTCAAAAGCAGGGAAAAAAGCTAAAGAACCGGTAACGGTTGAAGTTCCTTACAAACAGACCTCTTATGCCCAGCAGCAGAAAAGAGTGGAAAGAATTAAAACAAAAGCTGAGATTCTTAATGCTATCCTTATCAAAAGCCATCCGAACGACGGCCTGAAATATATTATCATTCCTGAAGATACCAATGTACAGTTTATTGCGAACAAATTCAAAGTGAGTGAAAGCAGGCTGATCAAGTGGAATGAACTGCAGGGCGATGTATTAAAGAAAAATGATATCGTCTTCCTTGAATCAAAAAACTCTTCCGGAAATACAGCAACCTATAAAGCAGAATCAGGAGAAAATATGCACGATATCGCTCAGAAATTCGGAATTAAATTAAATAAATTATATGCTAAAAACAGAATGGATGACGGCCAGCAGCCTTCTACCGGACAATTGATTTATTTAATAGACAAAAAACCAAGAAACTAA